A genomic segment from Yimella sp. cx-51 encodes:
- a CDS encoding DUF3073 domain-containing protein → MGRGRAKAKQTKVARELKYFSPDTDLNALERELRASSTTRPAEHTAADASHGEDDDYDDYADWASHNR, encoded by the coding sequence ATGGGGCGCGGCCGGGCTAAAGCAAAGCAGACGAAGGTTGCTCGCGAGTTGAAGTACTTCTCTCCCGACACCGACCTCAACGCTCTCGAGCGAGAACTGCGAGCTTCGTCAACGACTCGACCTGCGGAGCACACCGCCGCAGATGCGAGTCACGGCGAAGACGACGATTACGACGACTACGCCGACTGGGCGTCGCACAACCGCTGA
- the treZ gene encoding malto-oligosyltrehalose trehalohydrolase yields MNNFRIWAPAAQQDVQLCLDDTTVPMQAEQDGWWSADVDASPGARYAYRVDDNDERPDPRSLLQPDGPHGRSEVVDLGAHDWQDEAWRGVPLSDAVIYELHIGTFTEEGTLDAAIDRLDHLADLGITLIELMPVAAFPGTRGWGYDGVNLFAVHEAYGGPLALQRFVDAAHAKGLGVALDVVYNHLGPSGNYLPVFGPYFTDRHHTPWGWAVNLDGPNSDEVRRYLIDNALMWFRDFHLDALRLDAVHALIDDRAVHFLEELAAETDSLADVLDRPLLLIAESDRNDPATVAARAGGGTGGLGLHAQWADDLHHTWHVLLTGETQGYYADFADPDALVKSARTPFFHDGTWSSFRGRHHGRPVDGEITPGDRFVASLQTHDQVGNRATGDRLSHLVSPGRLAIGAALMLTAPYTPMLFMGEEWGASTKWAYFTDHEDPDLARAVSEGRRKEFAEHGWSEEVPDPQEASTRDSSVLRWDEIEEPVHRALLDWYRTLIALRRNVPDLRDPSLTSGSIERDGDLLRIRRGEHEMVANFGDEPARVDHALHVLAAFEASMDAGGHMVLEPDGVVLLGPNAA; encoded by the coding sequence ATGAACAACTTCCGCATCTGGGCACCGGCCGCCCAGCAGGACGTCCAACTCTGCCTCGACGACACGACCGTGCCGATGCAGGCCGAGCAGGACGGCTGGTGGAGCGCCGATGTCGACGCCTCCCCCGGAGCGCGCTACGCCTACCGGGTCGATGACAACGACGAACGTCCCGACCCGCGGTCGCTCCTGCAGCCCGACGGCCCGCACGGACGCTCGGAGGTGGTCGATCTCGGCGCCCATGACTGGCAGGACGAAGCGTGGCGGGGCGTGCCGCTGTCGGACGCAGTCATCTACGAGCTGCACATCGGCACTTTCACCGAAGAAGGCACGCTCGACGCCGCGATCGACCGGCTCGATCACCTCGCCGATCTTGGCATCACGCTCATCGAACTCATGCCGGTGGCTGCCTTTCCGGGCACCCGCGGGTGGGGCTATGACGGGGTCAACCTCTTCGCGGTGCACGAGGCGTACGGCGGCCCTCTCGCCCTGCAGCGCTTCGTCGACGCCGCACACGCCAAGGGCCTCGGCGTCGCACTCGACGTCGTCTACAACCACCTCGGCCCGAGCGGCAACTACCTGCCCGTCTTCGGCCCCTACTTCACCGACCGCCACCACACGCCCTGGGGCTGGGCGGTCAACCTGGACGGCCCGAACAGTGACGAGGTGCGTCGCTACCTGATCGACAACGCCCTCATGTGGTTCCGCGACTTCCACCTCGACGCGCTGCGCCTGGATGCCGTGCACGCACTGATCGACGATCGCGCCGTGCATTTCCTGGAAGAGCTTGCGGCAGAGACGGATTCGCTCGCCGATGTGCTCGACCGACCGTTGCTGCTGATTGCCGAGTCCGACCGCAACGACCCGGCGACGGTCGCTGCCCGGGCCGGCGGTGGCACGGGCGGCCTCGGCCTGCACGCGCAGTGGGCCGACGACCTGCACCACACCTGGCATGTGCTGCTCACGGGTGAGACCCAGGGCTACTACGCCGACTTCGCCGACCCGGACGCCCTGGTCAAGAGCGCCCGCACGCCCTTCTTCCACGACGGCACGTGGAGCAGTTTCCGGGGGCGGCATCACGGACGTCCGGTCGACGGCGAAATCACCCCTGGTGACCGCTTCGTCGCCTCGCTGCAGACCCATGACCAGGTGGGCAACCGCGCCACCGGCGACCGCCTCAGCCATCTCGTCTCCCCCGGACGCCTGGCGATCGGGGCCGCGCTCATGCTGACCGCTCCGTACACACCCATGCTGTTCATGGGCGAGGAGTGGGGCGCGTCCACCAAGTGGGCCTACTTCACCGATCACGAGGACCCCGACCTGGCGCGTGCAGTCAGCGAGGGGCGCCGCAAGGAGTTCGCCGAGCACGGGTGGAGCGAGGAGGTGCCCGACCCGCAGGAGGCCAGCACGCGCGACTCCTCCGTGCTGCGTTGGGACGAGATCGAGGAGCCCGTGCACCGCGCCCTGCTCGACTGGTATCGCACGTTGATTGCGTTGCGGCGCAACGTGCCGGATCTTCGCGACCCGTCCCTGACGTCCGGATCGATCGAACGCGACGGCGACCTCCTGCGGATCCGCCGCGGAGAGCACGAGATGGTCGCCAACTTCGGCGATGAGCCGGCACGGGTCGACCACGCGTTGCATGTGCTCGCAGCGTTCGAGGCGTCGATGGACGCCGGAGGCCACATGGTGCTCGAACCGGACGGTGTCGTCTTGCTCGGTCCGAACGCCGCATAA
- a CDS encoding PHP domain-containing protein: MTDPVDVLRRIAFILERERAGTYRVKAFRGAISTVLATAPDELRQHARSGTLTDLPGIGKSTEAVISQALAGEEPEYLRALEAKYPDRMVEGGEQIRAALKGDCHSHSDWSDGGSPIPEMVATAMEVGHDYLVLTDHSPRLRIANGLSAARLAEQLTLIDAINTHLDGTFTLLKGIEVDILDDGALDQSQEMLAQLDLRVASVHSKLAMASAPMTRRLIAAVKNPFTNVLGHCTGRMTGGARGTRGQSSFDAAAVFAACAEEGVAVEINSRPERCDPPDDLLQLARDAGCLFSIDSDAHAPGQLDLLQFGCARAEQFDIPPERIVNTWEQDRLLEWAAPR; encoded by the coding sequence ATGACAGACCCGGTTGACGTCCTGCGCCGCATCGCGTTCATCCTGGAGCGTGAGCGGGCCGGCACCTACCGGGTGAAGGCCTTTCGCGGCGCCATCAGCACCGTGCTTGCGACCGCTCCGGACGAGCTGCGCCAGCACGCTAGGTCCGGCACCCTCACCGACCTTCCCGGCATCGGCAAGTCGACCGAAGCCGTGATCAGCCAGGCCCTCGCCGGCGAGGAGCCCGAATACCTGCGCGCCCTCGAAGCCAAATACCCCGACCGCATGGTCGAGGGCGGTGAACAGATCCGGGCCGCGCTCAAGGGCGACTGTCACAGCCATTCCGACTGGAGCGACGGTGGATCCCCGATTCCGGAGATGGTCGCGACCGCGATGGAAGTGGGCCACGACTACCTCGTCCTCACCGACCACTCACCTCGGCTGCGTATCGCCAATGGCCTCTCGGCGGCTCGTCTGGCCGAGCAGCTCACCCTCATCGATGCGATCAACACGCACCTCGATGGAACCTTCACCCTGCTCAAGGGCATCGAGGTCGACATCTTGGACGACGGAGCCCTCGACCAGAGCCAGGAGATGCTCGCGCAGCTGGATCTGCGGGTCGCCTCGGTGCATTCGAAGCTGGCGATGGCGTCGGCGCCGATGACCCGGCGACTGATCGCCGCGGTCAAGAACCCGTTCACCAACGTCCTGGGCCACTGCACCGGCCGGATGACCGGCGGCGCTCGTGGCACCCGAGGTCAGTCCTCGTTCGACGCTGCTGCGGTGTTCGCGGCCTGTGCCGAGGAAGGCGTGGCCGTCGAGATCAACTCCCGACCCGAACGCTGCGATCCACCGGACGACCTGTTGCAGCTCGCGCGGGACGCCGGCTGCCTCTTCAGCATCGACAGCGATGCCCACGCACCCGGGCAGTTGGACCTGCTGCAGTTCGGTTGTGCCCGCGCCGAACAGTTCGACATTCCGCCCGAGCGCATCGTCAACACCTGGGAGCAGGATCGCCTCCTGGAGTGGGCTGCACCCCGCTGA
- the treY gene encoding malto-oligosyltrehalose synthase produces MSHPFTSTYRLQLHAGFTFADAAAQVPYLADLGVSHLYLSPILTAVPGSMHGYDVVDHTHVNPELGGEVGFVALADVAHEHGLGVVVDVVPNHMAFVAPENLNDPLWQVLRDGRDAETEHWFDIDWKVGGGRIGLPVLGSSLEEVLDAGEITLDELNGQPVLRYFDHVWPVSLGTDTTDDVAELLNRQHYRLASWRDKDEVLNYRRFFEVDGLIAVRVELPDVFDATHELLLRLHHDGLIDGFRIDHPDGLADPTGYLERLTAACRKDTPIWVEKILEGDERLPDNWQCAGTTGYDAMRVVQAAFTDSASADVLDATWVAAGGNPDFHAIVEDSKRYVVTHSLAPEVDRLTRRAREALPDLDPDRLREAIVELLVGGEVYRAYVRPEQRLSPTARARLSEAFEAALQARPDLREEIEALVPLTVLAEDDDAATDFAIRLQQTWGPVMAKGIEDTTFYRYHRLVALNEVGSDPTLVAGASPDLMHQWAEYQQRHWPRTMTGLSTHDTKRSEDVRARLLALAGAPELWQELSESAQRHARAEDVDGPTAHLVWQTLFGVPGIDDERLTGYLEKALREGKEHTAWVDGDPSYEKKIIEFAEALRDDQAHTAISERAERELAGSIRAITLGAKLIQLTLPGVPDTYQGTEYVDLSLVDPDNRRPVDYPERSSSLAAIDGVSVANAVTSADVEKQLIEHTALQARRRLPNTFGPSATYTPLEADSPHVVGFVRSHEPGLVGGVLRREQPSAVATIATRTPHRLAEEGGWGEATVQLPAGTWTDLLTGTEYEHDGQLPLADVLKTRPVALLERLTTA; encoded by the coding sequence ATGTCTCATCCGTTCACCAGCACCTACCGCCTGCAGCTCCACGCCGGTTTCACCTTCGCCGACGCCGCAGCGCAGGTGCCGTACCTCGCCGACCTCGGTGTCAGCCATCTCTACCTCTCCCCCATCCTGACTGCGGTGCCTGGATCGATGCACGGCTACGACGTGGTCGACCACACCCACGTCAACCCTGAGCTCGGTGGCGAAGTGGGCTTCGTGGCGCTGGCCGATGTCGCGCACGAGCACGGGTTGGGTGTCGTGGTCGACGTCGTCCCCAACCACATGGCCTTCGTGGCACCGGAGAATCTCAACGACCCGCTGTGGCAGGTGCTGCGCGATGGCCGCGACGCCGAGACCGAGCACTGGTTCGACATCGACTGGAAGGTCGGCGGCGGGCGAATCGGTCTGCCGGTGCTCGGGTCGAGCCTGGAGGAGGTGCTGGACGCCGGCGAGATCACCCTCGACGAGCTGAACGGGCAGCCGGTGTTGCGCTATTTCGACCACGTGTGGCCGGTGTCGCTCGGCACCGACACCACCGATGACGTGGCCGAGCTGCTCAACCGACAGCATTACCGCCTGGCTTCGTGGCGGGACAAGGACGAGGTGCTTAATTACCGCCGGTTCTTCGAGGTCGACGGCCTCATCGCCGTGCGGGTCGAACTGCCGGACGTCTTCGACGCCACTCACGAACTGCTGCTGCGGCTGCACCACGACGGCCTCATCGACGGCTTCCGCATCGACCACCCGGACGGCCTGGCAGACCCCACCGGCTACCTCGAGCGGCTCACTGCTGCGTGCCGCAAGGACACTCCCATCTGGGTGGAGAAGATCTTGGAGGGCGACGAGCGCCTGCCCGACAACTGGCAGTGCGCTGGCACGACGGGGTACGACGCGATGCGCGTGGTGCAGGCCGCTTTCACCGATTCCGCGAGCGCCGACGTCCTCGACGCCACTTGGGTCGCGGCCGGCGGCAACCCCGACTTCCACGCGATCGTCGAGGACTCCAAGCGGTACGTCGTCACCCACTCCCTCGCACCAGAGGTCGACCGGCTCACCCGACGGGCCCGCGAGGCGCTCCCCGATCTCGACCCCGACCGGCTGCGTGAGGCGATCGTCGAGCTCCTCGTCGGCGGCGAGGTCTACCGCGCGTATGTGCGTCCCGAGCAGCGCCTTTCCCCCACAGCACGGGCGCGGTTGAGTGAGGCATTTGAAGCCGCGCTCCAGGCCCGTCCCGACCTCCGCGAAGAGATCGAAGCCCTCGTCCCGCTGACCGTGCTCGCCGAGGACGACGACGCCGCAACCGATTTCGCGATCCGCCTGCAGCAGACCTGGGGCCCGGTGATGGCCAAGGGCATCGAGGACACCACCTTCTACCGCTATCACCGGTTGGTCGCGCTCAACGAAGTCGGCTCCGACCCGACCCTGGTTGCCGGGGCGAGCCCCGACCTGATGCACCAGTGGGCCGAATACCAGCAGCGACACTGGCCGCGCACGATGACGGGCCTGTCGACCCACGACACCAAGCGCAGTGAGGACGTCCGCGCTCGCCTGCTGGCACTCGCCGGAGCTCCGGAGCTGTGGCAGGAGCTGTCGGAGTCGGCGCAGCGGCACGCTCGGGCAGAGGATGTCGACGGCCCGACCGCCCACCTGGTGTGGCAGACGCTCTTCGGCGTGCCCGGCATCGACGACGAGCGGCTCACCGGCTACCTGGAGAAGGCGCTGCGCGAGGGCAAGGAACACACTGCCTGGGTCGACGGTGATCCGTCGTACGAGAAGAAGATCATCGAGTTCGCCGAAGCGCTGCGCGACGACCAGGCGCACACCGCGATCAGTGAGCGCGCCGAGCGCGAACTGGCGGGCTCCATCCGGGCAATAACCTTGGGCGCGAAGCTGATCCAGCTCACCCTGCCCGGAGTGCCCGACACCTACCAGGGCACCGAGTACGTCGACCTCTCGCTCGTCGACCCCGACAACCGGCGCCCGGTCGACTACCCGGAGCGCAGCAGCAGCCTGGCAGCGATCGATGGCGTCAGCGTCGCGAACGCCGTCACGTCGGCCGACGTCGAGAAGCAACTCATCGAGCACACCGCCCTGCAGGCAAGGCGCCGCCTGCCGAACACCTTCGGCCCGTCCGCCACCTACACCCCGCTCGAGGCCGACAGCCCGCACGTCGTCGGCTTCGTCCGCAGCCATGAACCCGGCCTGGTCGGAGGCGTCCTGCGCCGCGAACAGCCGAGCGCTGTCGCCACGATCGCCACCCGTACCCCGCACCGCCTCGCCGAAGAAGGGGGCTGGGGCGAGGCGACCGTGCAGCTGCCCGCGGGCACCTGGACCGATCTGCTCACCGGCACCGAGTACGAGCACGACGGACAGTTGCCGCTTGCCGACGTGCTCAAGACCCGTCCGGTCGCCCTGCTCGAACGACTCACCACCGCTTAG
- a CDS encoding DUF1330 domain-containing protein: MAKGYWIGRIEVHDPQAYAQYVAANGPVYAKFGGRFLVRGGAFECVEGNSRDRNVVLEFPSYQAALACYHSPDYASVRELRQAGAMADLIVIEGFEGAQPGE, from the coding sequence ATGGCAAAGGGTTACTGGATCGGTCGCATCGAGGTGCACGACCCGCAGGCGTATGCACAGTACGTCGCAGCGAACGGACCGGTCTACGCGAAATTCGGTGGACGTTTCCTCGTGCGCGGCGGCGCGTTCGAGTGCGTCGAGGGCAACTCTCGCGATCGCAACGTGGTGCTCGAATTCCCCTCGTACCAAGCCGCGTTGGCTTGCTACCACTCACCCGACTACGCGTCGGTGCGTGAGCTGCGGCAAGCGGGAGCGATGGCGGATCTGATCGTCATTGAGGGCTTCGAAGGTGCGCAGCCTGGCGAGTAA
- a CDS encoding copper resistance CopC family protein gives MFRRFFARLAVAALLLTSMSALTAMPARAHDTLRQSIPENGARTEPIEAVSLVFTANVLQTGAAVEVTGPSGAVTEGAPQISEALVTQQVKTPLAAGAYTVRWRVLSSDGHPISGTFKFTVVADNRANASTQNQTQAPGASAEDVTPGTTSTAPTPPAQQKPTDSTNNNPVLIIAASVLALLLIGGGALFARSRLRDDAPRAESATGSRETSAGDDPERTPQDSPRGVENAPTSADERPDQHSDTRDHD, from the coding sequence ATGTTCCGCCGATTCTTCGCCCGTCTGGCCGTCGCCGCGCTTCTGCTCACCTCGATGTCTGCATTGACCGCGATGCCAGCACGAGCACACGACACGCTGCGCCAGTCGATCCCGGAGAACGGCGCACGCACAGAACCCATCGAGGCGGTTTCGCTGGTCTTCACCGCGAATGTCCTGCAGACGGGCGCCGCTGTGGAGGTGACCGGCCCTTCGGGAGCCGTGACCGAGGGCGCTCCGCAGATCTCGGAGGCGCTGGTCACCCAGCAGGTGAAGACACCGTTGGCGGCCGGTGCCTACACCGTGCGCTGGCGGGTTCTCTCCTCCGACGGTCATCCGATCTCAGGCACATTCAAGTTCACCGTGGTGGCAGACAACAGGGCGAATGCCTCCACGCAGAATCAGACGCAGGCGCCGGGCGCCTCCGCCGAAGATGTCACCCCAGGCACAACTTCCACCGCTCCGACGCCCCCGGCACAGCAGAAGCCGACCGACTCCACCAACAACAACCCGGTGCTGATCATCGCCGCATCGGTACTGGCTCTGCTGCTGATCGGTGGCGGCGCACTGTTCGCCCGCTCCCGTCTTCGGGATGATGCCCCGCGTGCTGAATCGGCCACTGGATCTCGCGAAACGTCGGCGGGCGACGACCCCGAGCGCACCCCGCAGGACAGCCCGAGAGGCGTCGAAAACGCGCCCACCAGCGCAGATGAACGCCCCGACCAGCATTCGGACACGCGCGATCACGACTGA
- the purM gene encoding phosphoribosylformylglycinamidine cyclo-ligase: MSDTPITYADAGVDVHAGDKAVELMKASVRQAQRPEVLGGLGGFAGLFDASALTRMQRPVLATSTDGVGTKVAIAQAMDKHDTIGFDLVGMVVDDIVVCGAEPLFMTDYIATGKVVPERIAAIVGGIAAACAQAGVALVGGETAEHPGLLDPDEYDVAGAATGVVEYADLITPDRVQVGDVVLGIASSGLHSNGLSLVRKVIAASGWQLEQHVPEFGHTLGEEVLSPTRVYAADLLRLIRADGVDIHALSHVTGGGLAANVARVLPKGVTAVMDRSTWTPAPIFTVIGELGKVPQSDLEATLNMGVGFVAVLPAECVDSARAVLDAASLPSWEMGRIVGREDADASLGEVITGAKGVDAGGAQLIGRYAH; this comes from the coding sequence ATGAGCGACACCCCGATCACGTACGCCGATGCAGGCGTCGACGTCCACGCCGGCGACAAGGCCGTCGAACTGATGAAGGCCTCCGTGCGGCAGGCGCAGCGGCCGGAGGTGCTGGGCGGCCTCGGCGGTTTCGCCGGACTCTTCGACGCCTCGGCGCTGACTCGGATGCAGCGTCCGGTGCTGGCGACGTCCACCGATGGTGTGGGCACGAAGGTGGCGATCGCCCAGGCGATGGACAAGCACGACACCATCGGTTTCGACCTGGTCGGTATGGTCGTCGACGACATCGTCGTGTGCGGTGCCGAACCGCTGTTCATGACCGACTACATCGCCACCGGCAAGGTCGTCCCGGAGCGGATCGCGGCGATCGTCGGGGGCATCGCTGCGGCTTGCGCTCAGGCAGGCGTCGCGCTGGTCGGTGGAGAGACCGCTGAGCACCCTGGTCTGCTCGATCCTGATGAGTACGACGTGGCGGGCGCTGCGACAGGAGTCGTCGAGTACGCCGATCTCATCACGCCCGATCGGGTGCAGGTGGGAGACGTGGTGCTCGGCATCGCCTCGTCGGGGCTGCACTCCAACGGTCTGTCGCTCGTGCGCAAGGTGATCGCGGCCAGCGGGTGGCAGTTGGAGCAGCACGTGCCGGAATTCGGCCACACCCTGGGCGAAGAGGTGCTCAGCCCGACCCGCGTCTACGCCGCAGACCTGCTGCGCCTGATTCGTGCTGACGGGGTCGACATCCATGCGCTGTCGCATGTCACGGGCGGAGGACTCGCCGCGAACGTCGCGCGGGTGCTTCCCAAGGGAGTCACGGCGGTGATGGACCGTTCCACCTGGACGCCGGCGCCGATCTTCACGGTGATCGGTGAGCTGGGTAAGGTGCCGCAGAGCGATCTGGAAGCGACGCTCAACATGGGTGTGGGCTTCGTTGCCGTCCTGCCCGCCGAGTGCGTCGACTCGGCACGGGCTGTGCTGGACGCCGCGTCACTCCCGAGCTGGGAGATGGGTCGCATCGTGGGCCGCGAGGACGCCGACGCCTCGCTCGGTGAGGTCATTACCGGAGCGAAGGGCGTCGACGCCGGCGGTGCACAGCTGATCGGTCGTTACGCACACTGA